CGCGGGCAATCCAGCCGGCGTCTGCCTGCTGGAAGAGTGGCTTCCGGACGCAACCCTGCAGTCCATCGCCACGGAGAACAACCAATCGGAAACGGCTTTCGTCATCGTCCGGCAAGATCACGTGGATCTGCGCTGGTTTACTCCCGTAGTGGAAGTGGATCTCTGCGGTCATGCCACCTTGGCGGCGGCCCATGTCCTCTTCCGTCACCAGAACTACAGCGGCGATGAGATCCAGTTTCATACTCGCTCGGGAATCCTGAGGGTTCTCCGTCGGGGAGATGTCCTATCCCTCGAGCTACCCAGTTGGCCCGCCGTCGCCTGCGATGCACCGGCGGCGCTGGTGAAAGGATTGGGGAAAGCTCCTCTTCTCACTGCAAAGGCGCAGGACTTCCTTGCGATCTACGAAACCGAAGAAGAGGTGCGGAACCTGCAGCCGGACTTCGCCGAGTTGAAGCGCCTGGATGCTCGAGGAATCATCGCCACTGCTCCGGGCGAAGAATGCGATTTCGTTTCGCGCTTCTTCGGCCCTGCCGTAGGGGTCAATGAGGATCCCGTCACCGGTTCCGCTCACTGCACGCTCGTGCCGTATTGGGCGGAGCAGATCGGCCGCACCGAACTCGCGGCCCTCCAGATTTCCGCGCGCGGCGGTGAGCTCACCTGCTTCCTCCGCGGTG
This portion of the Luteolibacter luteus genome encodes:
- a CDS encoding PhzF family phenazine biosynthesis protein; this translates as MDLPYYQVDAFSSRLFAGNPAGVCLLEEWLPDATLQSIATENNQSETAFVIVRQDHVDLRWFTPVVEVDLCGHATLAAAHVLFRHQNYSGDEIQFHTRSGILRVLRRGDVLSLELPSWPAVACDAPAALVKGLGKAPLLTAKAQDFLAIYETEEEVRNLQPDFAELKRLDARGIIATAPGEECDFVSRFFGPAVGVNEDPVTGSAHCTLVPYWAEQIGRTELAALQISARGGELTCFLRGDRVTLAGRAKTYLSGTIHLAVANKPLLGSNNTD